Genomic DNA from Fusarium keratoplasticum isolate Fu6.1 chromosome 2, whole genome shotgun sequence:
TGGCACAAGATTGATGATCAGGGGGTAATGGCGATTTCAGGGGTATAATCGGACGGCGGTGCAGATATCCCACTCACACCACTTAGAAGCATATCCAAATCCATTTTGAAGACGGCTACTCTCCAATGCAGCCATACATAAACCCCCAATATTGCACCGAGAAAGATAAGTGAAATCAAGCAAAGTAACCAACCATCCGTCGCTCGTTGGGTAGATTCAGTCAAGATCAATCCAAGCCGCAGGGTATATCATCAAGCACCTTactccttcatcttgacgtAGTTGCTCGGGAAGATGCCCGTTCTCGTGCCAATCTGGCCAGTCCTGGGCAGGGTCAGTGAGGAGTTATTCATTAATGCCAGTCGATACATACCACCAGTCGTTGTCGCTCTCGGTTCGCTTCAGAATCGTAATGACATCGCCCTTCTTAAAGCCTAGGTCACCAGGCTGGTCCGCGTCAAAGTTGTACACGGCCACAGCCTCATTCTTCTTGAGCATCGCTTGCTTGGCGGCAAAGTTGGGCTTAGGAGCTGCGGGTCGTCCAGGGCcagtcttcttctctgcgCCAACGGGGCTGTCTCGGTAGACGTAGTCGTCGCTGGCTCCGCCGCGCGCGGCAAAGGTGTTTGATCTCGAGGGGGCGCCGAAACCACTAGGTCGGTCGTATACGTCGTCCTGCCATGTGTTGGAGCGACTTGGCCTTCCAAAGCTGTCATCATGCGAGCCCGCGCGGTTGTGCTGTCCCTCGCCGTATGCCGATCCCCGTTGGCCATTCCACACCACGTCGTCGTGTTGGTTGTCGTATACGGGCACGTCGTTGTACATGGCGTCGCCGGTAGCGCCGACCCGCATACCGCTGAAGACGCGCGAGTTGAGGATGTTCATGAGGGGCGCAGCTTGAGGCGGCGGTCGCACAGAGCCAGTAAGCAGTTGCTGGGCCGTGTAGCGGGTACCGTACATCTTTTCGTTGGCATCGCGGCgctcgatgatggcggatCCCTCGAGGGAGACGCCGGCGAAGAGacccttggtcttggagtAACTGAAGATACCGGAGAAGCTCCTCAGGGACGCCGCACCGGCAGCCTCGGCGTTGCGACCGACAGGTCCGGCGGCCAGAGAGACATTACCACCTAGAGTCAGCGATCCAGCCTGGGCAAAcgtcttgacagcctccgCGTCGTTGAGGATGAACACAAAATCAGTCAACTCGAAGCCGATCTGGCCGCCGACACCGGCACCGCCGGTCGCGATGGCACTAGGAGCGCTCCAGGAGCCATCGGGAAGCcgggcgacgacgaggccgcTACCGAAGCGACCGGAGCCGATGAAGCCGGCCTTGAGGAcggtgaggatggcgaggcccTGGGCGTTGGCGAGGACCGAAGGAGGAATGACCTTGTCGGGACCAAAGGCCTGGCGagggttgatgaaggaggtgaGAATCTTGCCGCACTTTTTGCATTCCGCTGGAGAGAGCTAGGTGGTCAGCCATGTCTCGGCGCATCTGGGGAAGGCTTTCATGATGCATCATGACCTGCGGATGGGGCGGACTCACACGCCAGAGACGAGGGGAGGGGGTTGTTGATGCCCATCTTGAGCGATCTGGTTTACTTGCTGCAGAAGCGGAGCTGTTCTTGTATGTCGCGCGCTGAGGTGATGCTGTCGAGTGCAAGTGCAGGAGGAGCCAAGAGCTCACGATGTACGAGGTGGGGTTCACGACGTCGTCACGGTTGCTGCGCCTCGAGTCTTGGCGACGAGCTACCAGCGATGGAGAGAGATATGCCGGTATAAGCACAGAAACAATATGAGCAGTACAGATTGTATACAACTTCTCGTCATGAAAGAGGCGGACTTGGAGCTCGCCCGCGCATACGTAAGGGGAAGGGAAGCTTGAGTGTGGCGCAGCTCCGGCACTCCGTTACTGAATCTCGGTCTGGAGACTGGAGCCACAGAAGCAGGCAAAACCACATGTTCCATGGCTGCCCAACCACGCGGTTTGCTCAATGATGTGCCCCTCCTCGGACTTTACAAGTGCTATCCAGACCCGGATTTCAAAACCCATGTCTTTTTGGCGGGGAATTTACCCACCCCCGTTGGTTCTCACCTTGAGACCGTGTGGCGGTGCGCCCCCCGGGTACGTACCCGACGAACCGGGCGCGTGGCGGTCCGGAGTGGGAATCGTCATGGCATCGACCCCTTTCGAACTTGGCTGGAGTTGACCTCGTCGAGAGGACACGACAGAAACCGACCGACGACTTGACGCATCACGAGCTTACTCTATAACCATCTCTCGATCGATCCCTCTACACACACGACGAGTAAACCCCCATCATGTCCGAAGCCTACGAGCGAGAGCGCCAGAACAATGCGCGCCTGGACGAACTCTCGGCCAAGGTCTCTGCCCTGCGCGGCGTGACCGTCGACATCTACGACAATGCCCGCGCGCAGGACGTCATCGACAACACCGTGCGTTTCCTACTCCGCCAGCGATTCCCGTCCACTAACCACCACAGTCCGacaccttctcctccatgacGACCCAGATGAAGGGCTCCGCCGGCCGCCTGACCCGCATGGCCGCCTCTGGCAACCGcgtcgccatcctcaagctGTCGGGCATCATAATCGCCGCCTTTGTGGTGCTGTACTACGGCGTGAAGCTGCTATTTTGAGTCGGGCGCTGGCGTTACGAGTTATAATGGGCAGGCGGATACAGGTCGACAATAACGGGTATAGACCCTCGGAGCATCAAGGTTGCCATGGAGCATGTTACACCGGGTGCTGAGCTTTCGGCGTGGGTTGGCGTTAACTGAATACATTGACATCACATTCGCATCCATCCGTACAGTATTGATCATTCATCTTTTTTGCATCTACATACTCCTAACATGCAACGCCCAAACATGCCCAGACCGCCGCCTTTAAATGTCCAATCATCCCCAAACGTTGTTGAACAAGTCCTCGTCTCCGCCGAATCCTCCGGCAGGCTTCGATCCGCTAGTAGTAGAGGGTCCGGTGCTGCTCGTCCATCCTCCGAATTCCTCATCGGCAGATACCTTGGGCGCCGGGTTGAAGCCTCCAGACGCTCCAGGGATGATCGGTGTGTTGGCAAAGGCGCCTCCCGAGTTTCCCCATCCGAAATCGTTGCCAGCGGGCTTTGGGGGTTCAGGGGCCTTGGCAGGGGCCGGTGCTGCCGGAGCTGGAGTGGCCCATTCGTTTCCGCCCCAGACGTCGGCACCCGAGATGCCGCCAAAGGCAGATGTAGTCGTTGTGGTAGTGGTGGCAGGAgcaggcgcaggcgcaggAGGGCTCTGAGGAGAGGATAGGTTAAAGACAGAGCTAGTGGTAGCGGCTGGAGCGGCGGGTTtaggtggaggaggagaagaaacagGGGCAGATAGGTCAAAGAGATCGCCCATGGCAGACTGAGCGGGCtgagcgggagcgggagcagcagcaggggcTGGTGCCGGAGAGGAGAAGCCGCCAAAGTTGGAAAAGTTGGATGGCTGCTTTTGATGCGTTGAAGCAGCCGGCTGAGAAGGCTTGCTGTCAAAGAAACTGCCTCCTCCAAGACCACCAAAGGCATTGTTGCTAGATGTGCTGCGGCTAGCACTACCAAGACTAGCAAACGGATCGGGAGCCGCGGGTTTGGGctggttggagatgctgaGGCTGCTAAAGGCATCGTTGAAGCCGCCGACTGAGCCTTGAGGGTGATGGGCCATGGTGGGAGAAGCCATACCGCCAAAGCCACCATGCTGCTGCGGTTGAGGCTGAGCCTGTGGTCGAGGTGCCGTAGCATAAAGAGACAGAATCGATTGCTTCAAATCGGGACGAGATTGGCCAGGGGCAGTGCCTGTTGTGCTCGCTGGTCTTGGGGGAGCTGCCGGCTCACCAAAGAAGTCGAGTCCCAGCAAAGAATCCTTAGTGCTTGTGGTTctcggaggagctggatcaGCCTTGGGTGGGACCTTGGACACTGGTGCAGCACTGTTCGATCGCACAGGAACCGGATCTCCGCCGATAAGATCCCCctgaggtggaggagggacGGCCTTGGGGGCTTGTGACTGACCCAACGAGGCCTTCCGGATGGATTCCTTGCGCTCTATaacctgcttctccttgactATGCTCAGGGGCACATCGTCGTCTCCATCGACATCCAGCGTCGAGGGGTCCGGCATCGGGCCCTCCATAACCCATCGCTTGAGCTCGTACTTTGTGCGGATAAAGTTCTCGATCTTGGCTTCGGAGGGGGCGTGACCCGATGCCAGCTTGGCCTCCCAGTACTTGTTGGCGCGGGCATTTCCCCAGCTGAGGATGCTCTGGAGTTGCTCGTCGGTCCAGGAATCGAGGTCGACCGACTTGACTCGGCTGATGTGAGTGCCCATGCCGCGATGGATGCCCGAGCAACGGATGCAGATGAAGACGCCGAGGTTCCAACTAGCCCATCGAGGGTCTGCAAGGTCAGTACTTCGTTACAGACAGACATCGAGAGACTTACGCTTGTTTCTCTTGCAATCGGCGCAGACCTTATTCGGCTCCAACTTgaggaggctcttgatggtAGCTTGGTTTTGCGCCGCCCGCTCAGCGGCGGGGTTCGGGGCTCTCCTAGACATTGCGGGCGATTCGTGTGCGCGAGAGTAAAGGTGTCGCCGTCGAAGGCAGTCGAAGAGATGGGGCGCTCCTTGCGAGTGCTTCGAGGTGTTGAAAGTGGCAACCTAGAGAGCGATCgatggatgatggcggcCTGGAGGTAGGGAGGTGCCAAGGTGGTCAGTGTACAGCGGTTTAGCTGCCCAGCGTTAGTGCAGCCCAGGACAGTAATTAGTACCCCTGGGTGCACCGCCACAGTTGCAGCAGTGTTTGGGATTGCAGCTGAGGACAAGGTTGATGATAAAGGTCGCTGATTGCAGTCATTGATTCATTGATGAATACGCATGTGAATGGAtgcattttttttttctttcagTTTCCCAACGGAACCTTGTGACGGATGATCAGGCTCAGCCACACTTCAACATTGATATATATCCATTCCTGACAGATCATTCCCGTCTGTTCGGGATTTGGAATTCCTCTGGGCTGAGCCGTTACAGTAATAAAGCTAACGATACACATGGCTAGTGGCTGTGCTGCGCCGAATCCCATTACCTATGATGCAACTATTCCTCGATTCCACACAATGATTTGTCACGTCGCTGCGGGTAAGACATCGATACGCTGTAAAACGCTACCCTCGACTATGAGCTTCACCTGAAGCAGATATAAGagtccatcatcaccattgCCAATGCGCTTCTCACCATTCTTATCCACACTCATCTATTCATTCTCCAACATCGCTAGGAGACCTTCACGCATACCTCATATTCCATCTCGCCCAGTTCCCCTCCGTTCCATGTCTGGTATTCCCTTTTTGAGTGCT
This window encodes:
- a CDS encoding SH3 domain-containing protein, with amino-acid sequence MGINNPLPSSLASECKKCGKILTSFINPRQAFGPDKVIPPSVLANAQGLAILTVLKAGFIGSGRFGSGLVVARLPDGSWSAPSAIATGGAGVGGQIGFELTDFVFILNDAEAVKTFAQAGSLTLGGNVSLAAGPVGRNAEAAGAASLRSFSGIFSYSKTKGLFAGVSLEGSAIIERRDANEKMYGTRYTAQQLLTGSVRPPPQAAPLMNILNSRVFSGMRVGATGDAMYNDVPVYDNQHDDVVWNGQRGSAYGEGQHNRAGSHDDSFGRPSRSNTWQDDVYDRPSGFGAPSRSNTFAARGGASDDYVYRDSPVGAEKKTGPGRPAAPKPNFAAKQAMLKKNEAVAVYNFDADQPGDLGFKKGDVITILKRTESDNDWWTGQIGTRTGIFPSNYVKMKE
- a CDS encoding Arf-GAP domain-containing protein — encoded protein: MSRRAPNPAAERAAQNQATIKSLLKLEPNKVCADCKRNKHPRWASWNLGVFICIRCSGIHRGMGTHISRVKSVDLDSWTDEQLQSILSWGNARANKYWEAKLASGHAPSEAKIENFIRTKYELKRWVMEGPMPDPSTLDVDGDDDVPLSIVKEKQVIERKESIRKASLGQSQAPKAVPPPPQGDLIGGDPVPVRSNSAAPVSKVPPKADPAPPRTTSTKDSLLGLDFFGEPAAPPRPASTTGTAPGQSRPDLKQSILSLYATAPRPQAQPQPQQHGGFGGMASPTMAHHPQGSVGGFNDAFSSLSISNQPKPAAPDPFASLGSASRSTSSNNAFGGLGGGSFFDSKPSQPAASTHQKQPSNFSNFGGFSSPAPAPAAAPAPAQPAQSAMGDLFDLSAPVSSPPPPKPAAPAATTSSVFNLSSPQSPPAPAPAPATTTTTTTSAFGGISGADVWGGNEWATPAPAAPAPAKAPEPPKPAGNDFGWGNSGGAFANTPIIPGASGGFNPAPKVSADEEFGGWTSSTGPSTTSGSKPAGGFGGDEDLFNNVWG